From Carassius auratus strain Wakin chromosome 33, ASM336829v1, whole genome shotgun sequence, the proteins below share one genomic window:
- the LOC113052790 gene encoding protein Largen-like has protein sequence MSGSAAADADGGVKKVKVKRQIRCIVKDLEHILGDLKDVAKELKEVVEEIDCLTSDLRLEEDLMDSSNSSSSSSTTTASSVKIYPEETLFRPPAVLKRPSASRAQEIPASGAPLRDSVEVKGHAGRCAQTTRERVRFSEKVQYHGYCPDCDLQCDVDGTDLHLHSGAIDARHSPVHQTLLQNGALAFPSQKPQKTILRKSTSTTV, from the exons ATGTCCGGGAGCGCGGCGGCGGACGCGGACGGAGGCGTGAAAAAAGTTAAAGTCAAGCGACAGATCAGGTGCATCGTGAAGGATCTCGAGCACATCTTGGGAGACCTGAAGGATGTGGCGAAGGAGCTCAAAGAG GTGGTGGAGGAGATCGActgcttgacctctgacctccgtCTGGAGGAGGATCTGATGGACAGCTCCAACAGCAGCTCCAGCAGCAGCACCACCACGGCGTCCAGCGTCAAGATCTACCCCGAGGAGACGCTCTTCAGACCCCCAGCCGTCCTGAAGAGACCCTCGGCGTCCAGAGCCCAGGAGATCCCGGCCAGCGGAGCGCCGCTCAGAGACTCTGTGGAGGTGAAAGGTCACGCCGGCCGCTGTGCTCAGACCACGAGGGAGCGCGTGCGCTTCAGTGAGAAGGTCCAGTATCACGGCTACTGCCCCGACTGTGACCTGCAGTGTGACGTGGACGGCACAGATCTGCACTTACACAGCGGAGCGATCGACGCCAGACACAGCCCCGTCCATCAGACGCTCCTGCAGAACGGTGCACTCGCCTTCCCCTCGCAGAAACCACAGAAGACCATTTTACGCAAGTCCACCAGCACCACTGTCTGA